The nucleotide sequence tttgcttctgaGATGATGCATCGTCGAGGTTGAATGTAAAAGTCGCGCCCTCAATGGCCGCCGACTGAACATTTCCGAATTCCATAGACATTGTTTCGTTGGttgttattgatttgtatgaTAATTTGGATTCTGGATGTAGAATACGGAAGATTCAAATTTACGAGAAGAGAATCAGATGTGCGAATTTATGCCATTCGATTATCAAGctattataattatgatTTTCTATCGTATGGCTGTAGTTTGTTGGTTGGCTGTAttgactttctttttcttacGGTAGGGCGTTTGAGTTGTCGTCGGATTCACTTTTGCCTGGCGAACGTGACTATCGAGTTCTGCTAGGTATCTTGGCAAGCGATTAGAGTGAATAGTAAGTGGAATCTACTTAAATCTGTCAATGGCAACCAACAGGTCAAAATTAAGCAAATGTGCATGCTGGGCTTGGACTTTGACTTCCGCCCATTGTGACATCGCCTCTGATGTTCGAGGCAACCTTCGAACTTTAAAAGCACCAGTCTCACCTTCCGAATATCGTCCATCCAGTGACTGGAGTGTAAAAGATGATAAATTGATGTAATCATAACGCTTTGGGCTTGAGCTTTTGAACGCGGAATCTGGTCCAGAACATCAGGAGGTATCAGCTGTTAGCTTTGGAATCTGGATTCTAAAGCTAAGGGCACaacattcatattcattccCAATAGATAactagatatatatatttataaccAGAACTAATTCCGCGATAGTCCAGACACTCAATTCTTGACAGCCGTTGGCTATAAATCACGGGATTAGCATCTTTCATATGCATCATGCGAAGAGTTGATGTCAGACCTTTAAGACCAAGatctatttttatatatcgtATTATATGAGGTGGGAAGCAAGATAACGGTTATGAATGGAAGGAGATTCACGGGAAATAGAGATGCAGTACAGATTATTCCCAAAGAGGAAGGTGTCTTACAGCCCGAGATGCTCAAGTTTGATTCAATACATTGAGTATCAGAGATAGTCAGAAAATACGACATGAtcacatttattattatttttctatAAATGATACATTTTGGCATATCTGGGAAAGAACTTCTCTAattgaggaaagagaaagagaggggggggggggggggggggcttATAGTCGCACCATTCCTATctccctcctttcctttccttcccatccTTTCATTCAAAAATGTATACATTCGAACCCAAAGTAAGAAAAAATTACACAGCGAACAAACATACCGCATAAATCTCTACGCCTCAAAAGGGAACACAGTAAATCAGCAATTCCAATTGCATTGCGCACCTGACCAGGTACACGATAACACAAAAAGCCCCAAGTATATTCACACCCTCATCTCCCAGCGAGCAAGTATACATTCCAgtgatgagaagagaagatcaGTTTTCAAGATCCCTCCTAACTTCTATTTCTCAGTAACCATTTACTGGATTAGATTAACTTCATACACGAATCTCAGCCAGTGTCTATCAAGTGTCAAGAACTGCCTAGGAGCCTTGGCTCCccatcttcccatcttcccatCTTTATATAGTAAAGTTTAGCAAAAACGCCACGTCCTCGAATGTCTAACTAGATAGCACCAGTACAGCTGAATTCACGCTTAAATTTACAATTGATCTCTTGATTGTATCTTTCTTAAATCTATAATCTGTACCCGCAGCCAACCCTTGACAGTATCTCAGAATACTAGATACTTGCCAATGCCAATATGAATGGCGCTACTACTATTGTTGTTGCGCTGGCACTTAAGACGTAGCACCGAGCTTAGCTCTTAACATAGCTGGAGGGGAATTTACTTCTTCACTCCCCCCCTTCCTCGTTTCTCCGCCAATTACAGCACATCATACCAGGAAACAGATTTCACACACACAACATCACAAAAACAACTAATAAGACAGAAGCGATATTGAAAAGtgtttgaattataataaagaaaagcaGCCGAATACGACGACATCGAGAACCAAGTTTGCAGAACCTCCACCCGcagaaatcaaatccaaatcagATCTCTGCTCCATCCATCAAGTCATTCATTTCCATAATTTCATACTCAGATCCCTAGatccatcccatcatatcattcatgCTTTCTTAAGCAGAAGCGATAGTAGCGAAACCAAATGAAGGTCCACTCTTGTCAAAAACACCGTAGTAAGCATTGAAGAAAACATCTCCATAAATGCTCTGATTACCACCACCCACACTTTGAAGCGAGCCATAACAAGTATTTCCAGTCGCGACTGCGAAATTCATCAAAGAACCCGGGATTGTCGCATAGTCAGTTGGGCCGATTTTGAATGACAAGGTAGGGAGAGTGACACCGCAAGGGAATACGTATCCCCCATAAGAGCTGGAATACATGGAACCAGGTACCTGGGCATAGTATGCAGTATTGACGGCGTCGCTCATGAGGATGAGTGTGGTTCCTGTATCGGCAATACCAGTGAATCCTGATAACTTGTGAGTGGTAGAGCCGACTTTGTAGGACGTAGATGGGAATTCCCAGAAACCGTCTCTGGAGTCGACGGGGGTGTAGGTGATGTTTCCGCTGTATTTGGACGAATCGGTGTATCCGAAGTCGTATGCTCCATCCGCCCCTAATGGGAGATATGCGGCGAAGAGTGGAGAACTGAGAGAGCTCTCGGCATTGTCAAAGAAGGTGGATTGAGATATTGGTTGAACTAATTGTACGTGAAGTTAGACGATACGGTCTTCTTGTCGAACGATTATCTAGGTCGCGAAGACTTACCAGTGTTAATCTTGCTGAAAGCCATACCAATGAGTCCATCGGATTCATCAGAgacaaatgaagaagagactCTGTTGGCAAGTTCAACTGCTTGGCCAGTGACTGTAGTCTCACCAATCTTAACGGTATCTGTGCCTACAGTGCCACTGGCTCCAGATCCATCGGCATACTGGATGCTCCAGGTGTAACCTGGGAGATCCTTGAATGTGGAACTCTTGCTTGAGGTGTAGCTAAAGCACTTTGTTAGCTCTTGACTTCTGCTGTCTCACTTGTTACGAATGATTACTTACATGTCATGACCTTCGCGCGAGGAGGCAGctagaagagaggagaaaacCCATCTGGTGAAATAGTTAGTaaattttacaaaaataaGATGAGATACATTGATCGCCACTTAAAGTAAAAGCGAAACTCTTGGATTGAGATTTGCAAGATAGAGATCTCCTGGGAATTGTGGCACTTACAAATCTGCCGAACCAGTGTCCAAATCAAGGTTGAGAGTTTGACCTCCAACGGTAGTGGGAACGAGATACTCAACACCATCGACTGGAAAAGCTGGAGCAGAAGAATCTTGCCTCTTTTGGAGTGCCGACATGAAGGCATCAGACATTGGCTGGGTAGGCTGAAGGTGGTACTTGGCGTAGGCTTTGAGCAAAGATGCAGTACCGTTGCGAACATAGTTCGGATTGCGAATTGCTGTTACGCTGTGAGACGCTGAACCGGAAGAGGAAGCtgatggagctggagctggagctgctTGAGCAATGGCTCCAAGAGCGAGAAAGGCTGTGATATGGGAAAACATCTTTGATGAGTTCCGAAGGCGATGTACAGATTGAAGGTAGAATGGCAGATCTTGGGATTGAGGACTCGATGAAGACTTGATAAGGAACTGGTAAGAAGAGGATTCAACGTCTTCTTATACATACCAGGAAACACAGATGCGCCTTGACATTGCCTTTAGATTTAATCGTCCTACGCAACCCCAACTACTCGATCTGTCTCACAACGAGTGGTCAATTGTGCCATATCAAAAAGACATTGCAAAAGCACCTAGGCAAAAGATCCCGTGGCCGGTAGTCAAGCAAATCCAAAACGGCTTCAGATATGGCAGATTGAAATCATTCTGGTCCAATCATGGGACAAACCTGCGACCATTGCATAGGGTACAAAGCTAAAATCATCGCATTTCTCCGAGGACGGTGAAATTCCTTCTGATAGGCAGAACTTGCATGCAGTAACAGATTCAAAAGCGCAGAAGGCAGGCAGGAAGCCCGTGACAATAGGAGATTTATTTCGGGGCGGAGAGTCACTTCACCGCAAAGAGGGATCTACACTTTGTCCCCCAGCGAAAAGATTGTACTGTGCCATAACTACAAAAACAGACTAATTTACTTTGTGAAATAATGAAGAAACAATCTCAAATGCCGGGTGCCGTGTGCAGCAGTGGCTGGGAACTCAAGGACCCAGAGGAGTATACGTAAAACGACGCAGAAGATGCACTTGTGGAAATAAGCTTCAATTTAAGCCCTCGTGAGCTTTACTTGTACCTGATCTACATCAGCACGTGAAGCAGGGATTGTATGAGCACGACCACGTCGACGGGGTTTCCACTCCAACAGTTGATCATGCACACTATGCCAAAGATGTCCTCAACCTTAAAATCCATCTAATCTTGTGAAGGAAGTCGAGTGCGAGATAGAAACACTTAGCGACATCTGGCAATTGAGGGTTTGACCAAACACAAGATGTCGTGACACCTGACCATAATACGTCCGCAACTAAGCAAGTCCCGGGGGTACTTATCGCCTACGACCGACTGGATCAccgaggaagaggagatacAAAATTGGCATATAATAAGAACATCTTGCAGAACGGCTAGCTCATGGTTGTAACACCTCAGTTTGTACTTCGGCGAGTCTAGAAACACTAGCATGAACTCACTACCGTTATCTTGGGGCTCGTGTTGCGGGAGGAGGCTTCGAGATTTAAAGGTGTGGCGGCTGTGTGGCTGATACCCGCTGCTAAGATACCGATAACGTTTGGTTCATTTTCAGCAAAAGTTTCATGCTGTTTGAGTAAAATAGAGATTATATGTAGTGATGGACTATGTCGTGGAACAGCAATCAGTCACAGTGACAAAGTATAAGTAAAAGGGGACAGGAAGCGAGGAAGTCAATATGTCGTCAGTTTTATCCAATGGGAGATTTCATTCGCAATATCACAAGGCAACTCCAGAATCTACCCATGACTTGACGGGTTCGCGGCCATCCGAAGATAGGGATTGGCCAACGGGATTAGGTATTCTCCAATGAATATTCCAGTCAATGGGAAGTTTGTTTTAGATTGTGATAAGTTTCATTCGACTATGTTATTTTGGTGATAGACGGGTATTACTCTTGCATTGTCCTTTGTTAGTTTTACGGAACATTCAAGTTGAGCTGAATATCCACAAGAGGTTGAGTCTTCTATTCAGAGTGGTCATGGCTGTCACGGTTGTCACGAGTTGGAATTTTATATCAACCTGCTTCATTTACGTTGCAACTCAACGTATCGTTTTCGGctttggatatggatatcaaTCTACTGTAGTATATGAGCCAATGCCCAATTCATCGTCACCTTCACGAAAAGACCTTGGAAGATGGCTTTGGAACATATGAAGCTGGCATGGCAAGAATTTTTGTTATCTCCTACCGCCTCTTTCGACAATAACTAGACAGGCAAGGCAGGAAGTGCTTCCTACACTTTCATAGTATTCGATTCCAACGCAGAATGGCTGCAGCATTCGAGCCTTGCTCGTGTGCCGCGGCCATGCGCCCAACTGGAATAAGAATTGCTAGGTAAGGTACATCGACATCATCAAGATGATAGCCACTCCCGGAAGGATATAACCTGTCAAAGTTTCACgtaaaaataacaaaaatgCACGAGAGAACACAAGGAAACACCGATGGGCCCTATTAGCTGGAAAAGTGTACCGAGAATAAATGATAAGGTACGAATGAATAGTATACAACGTTGGCTAAAGATGGTGTACAACCACACAGAACTTGATGGAAAACCCACTTGACCAGAAATGGAATAACCCCTCTGAGGCTGTGGAATATGTATGCTGCGCGGGAGGTATTTTTTGCGCGTGAATACTGAACGAAGATCGGGCGAGTGCGACAAGTGACATTTGTAAAGCGCGAGTTCGCCGTCCGGTtgataatagattataatcGCGCTTGTTTTCGTGAGATGTTGTACACAGTAATCGATTTTCAACCATTTGCAGCATGTTTGTTACAAACTACACACGACCCAAACTCCAAGCAATGCCGTCACTTCATATCTAATCAAGTAATGTCGTCGTATGACCGAAAAAAGAGGATATGCTTCTGTTGGTTGAATCTCTAACCCCTGCTCTTGGTATTGAGAATGAGTGCGACAATCAAGCTAAGATAGCGAATTAGTATGCAGCCAATGTGACAGTTTGAGGATAATTTTGTGAAGTGGGCCTACCCGTATAGTCCCAGGACCTCGccgaaaatcaatatcaagaccATTCCAACAAAGATTCGTGACTGTTGCATGTATGATCGAACGCCCATATCACCAACTACACCAATTGCATAACCAGCGGCTAGACCCGTTAACCCAACCGACAAACCGCATGCCAAATGCATGAATCCACTATGAATACGTCAGTATTAAGCGGCACAAAACCCTACAAGCTGTGCATACTTGAACAAACTGTAACTCTGGCCAGGAGGGGGCCCCATATCTCCAGCTATAAGAACGGCGATGACGAGAGAGTAGACTGCAATGATACCAGACATGACGACAGGTATGAGAGACTAAACAGAGCACCAAATCAGTACGTGTAACATGTATGAATCGTCTTGGGTGATTGCGTACTTTCATGATCAAGTCAGGTCTAAAAGTACCAACACCTGCAATTCCGATGCCAGACTTTGCTGTACCATATGCGGCACCAATACCTTGAGGCTGTTAGTGAACTGTGGGATCCGTTGGAGTTTGAGAAGTGATGGCATACATCCGAAAGTCATCGCAAAGGCGATACCAGCCTGGAGAAGCTGTCAGTATAATGGCATTGACAAGACGGCAAACGTTGGAGCTTCGTACCATTCCAAAGAAGGGGGCAAACTTGGGGGCAAGATCTGATTCTGCCATGATTGATTTACTCTGTAAGTGTGTTGATGTAGGAAGGTTGGATGGAAATCGACAGTCGATAGTTGAGAGGTTGCGAGGTTGCGAGGTTGCGAAATGAGTTGTTATTGTTTGATGCAAGCTATCAAAATCCAGGCTTCAGTTGGGTGGAGCTAATAAGTTAGACAAGCgcctcttctctttctacTGTATCGCACAGCGTACAGTAAAGTAACAAGTGCTGGTGCTGCACCCGGTGCGTGTGTGCACTGACCGACAATCTACAGAGTCACCTCTATCATAACCGTACGAGGCCGCTTAGTCACCTGAATGACACCCGGATTCGAAAAACATCCAATTGCTCCAGTCAATCCCTcgtagagagagagaggtatGGACCTGGTATCATGAATGCTGTAATGATAAACACAATCCTCGTcccaattcaattattagaGATCCCGCGGGACAGACAGAGAAAGTGCTGATCCTCCAGGAGTTCCCACCACTGCTCGACCCTTGACTCCAAGTGCGCCTTACTGCCCATTCTCCAGCTTTATGAAGTGTTGATTGAGACTTCCAAGCTTcgacaagaagaaggattcCTCTCTCGCCGCACCCGAAAGCCACACTAATAAAAGGATACGGTACCATTCAATGCTCCGGCGCGCCGCCAAAAAGAACTTGAACTAGCCAAAAATTTACAGATacacaacaaaaacaatacaTTGCACCACAATTCAGTCCAGTCAGTCCAGTCGGTTCAGTCCAGTCCAGCCAGTCAGCCAGTCCTTCACAACTAGGGATTCTACTCCTGGTTACCCTTCTAGAGTAACCTTGGAAGGCTCGTAAGATTCTATTGAGCCTAtcaagggaaagaagagggagaagaagcaTACATCTTAACTTTGGGCTCATTCTTCAGATGCTTTTGATCCCATTTGTTTATCTTCTCCTGCGAACAAGATAAATAACACGCAATACCACTCTAGAAAGGCTTGCTGATCATTCATTCGCTTGAGCTGATCAACTACATACAACCCCAACTCATCCTCCGACTCCGAAACAACAAAGTTAATCATTATCTTACCCGTATCTCAACCTCAACAACCACCTCAAATCAATTCGACATTGGAATTTTAAACCCCGTACTAGTGGATGTTATAGTAGGGTCCATAATATCATCGGTCTTGAGGTTGTCCCGGGGTTAATTCCCTCGGCTTCGAGTCTTGGCTCCTCATTCTAGGCCAACAGAAGAATCAACGAATAGAGTTACATTGCATTCACACAGCAAAAATACTCTTTGGCACATAAAATGGCAGACTACCAGCAAGGGCGGGGGAATAATGGTCGCCCGAATGAATATGGCCATGCTTCGAACTATCAACGGGAAACTGCCTTCTCAAATATCTTCGGTGCTGCCCCTCCTCCCGGCCGATCGCAAACCATGACTTCATCCGTGTCTCCTCCAGTTATGCCTCAGGGTCGCACACAAACGATGTCTTCGCAGATGTCAGGAATGCAAGGTGGGATGCCTCCCAGACAAGCTCCGGGCCAGGGCGGATATCGGCCTCAACAGGGGAACAATATGCCAAATGGAGGTGGCATGGCCAATGGCTATTATCAAGGACCTCGACAACCACCTCCTGGACAAGTACCTTCTCAACCACAACCTCATTCCTTACCACAGCAGGTTCGTAGCGATCGAAGACCATATCCTACTCCTCAGCGCATTGCACCCCAACAACCATTTCCTCCTAGACCTCAACAGCAGCGATATTACTCAGGCAATGCTCCAGCACTCGCCTCCGATCCCTATCGGTCTCAATCGATGGCGAGTATGCCTAGGCCACAAATGTACCAACCGACACATAACACTTTCAATCAAGCCCCCGCCAATGCTTTTCGGCAAGCTCAATACCAACACCAACCCGCAAAAACAACCGCTCTCGGCCGCAATATTCCAGAGAGACCTGATGAGCGCACAATGTCATTGACTAGCTATCCACAAGATCGTGACCAGCATCAAACTATGAGTGGACGAGTGATTCCAAGTAGACGGACTTCGGGGAATGGGCCGCAGGAGCTACCAGCTTTTTCTATTCCGCCCCCTGTTCCAGCAACTGCAACCCGAACTGCCAGTATGGCTTCTACTGTTGCGCCAGATATGAGCCGATCGATGTCCATGGCTTCGACTATTGTCCCACCGGAGCATTCGGATGTCTTAACGCATCGGCCTTCGGCCAAATCAATTAGCAGCACAGCTGGAGGATCATCAAGACACAAAGCTCCTCTGGTATATCCCGCATTGTTGTCGCGGGTTGGCGACTGCTTTCGAGAAAAAATCAATGTCGGTGATAGAACGAAGAACGATCTCACATACAAAAATGCTTTCAGTGGAGCGGAAGCGGTGGACATTATTTCGTATATTATCAAGACTACAGATCGAAATCTTGCCTTGTTACTTGGACGAGCTCTTGATGCCCAAAAGTTTTTTCACGATGTGACTTACGATCATCGATTACGTGACGCTGCTACAGAGATGTACCAATTTCGAGAAACGATGATGGACGAACCTCACGAAGCACCAGAAGTCAATGGTGTGTTCGTTTTACTCACTGAATGTTACTCTCCAACGTGTACTAGAGATCAGTTGTGCTATTCAATAGCTTGCCCTCGTCGACTTGAACAACAATCTCGATTGAACCTAAAGCCACAGCCTGGTCTTCGTCGCGAAAAGTCCGAAGCAAGTCTGCATGATGTCGATGAACCTGACGAGCAAAAACTCTGGATTAACACAGTCTCTCAAGAAATTGCGGATAGCGTTGGTGAACGGGAGAAGAAACGCCAAGAGGTCATTTCAGAGATTATGTACACTGAAAGAGATTTTGTAAAGGATCTCGAATATCTACGAGACTTTTGGATTCTTCCATTACgctcaatcaatcaactcgCTCCATCACCTATCCCAGAGGCTCGAAAAGAGAGAATAGTCAGAACTATATTCTCAAACATTGTGGATCCGCCTAGTATTCATGCTGTCAGTTCTAAATTTGCCGAAGCACTCACAGAACGCCAGCGGAAGCATCCTGTTGTGCAATGTGTTGGTGATATATTCCTTCAGTTTGTACCCCAGTTTGAgccttttattatatacgGATCAAACCAACTGGCAGgaaaatttgagtttgagaacGAGCGATCTTTGAATCCCTCGTTTTCTAAATTTGTAGACGAGACAGAGAGGCGAAAAGAGTCACGAAAGCTTGAACTGAATGGTTATCTAACGAAGCCGACAACAAGACTTGCCCGTTACCCACTCTTGCTAGATAATGTTCTTAAATATACCGACGATGGTAACAAGGACAAGGAAGATATCCCGAAAGCTATGAAGATGATTCGCGAACTGCTTACAAGGGTCAATGCCGAATCCGGAAAGGCCGAGAACCGCTTCAACCTAAAGCGATTGCACGAACAGCTCCGTTTCAGACCTAATGAGCGTGTAGATTTGAAGCTTACTGATGAAAACCGAGAGCTTATCCACAAAGGACCTTTGAAGAAGACACCAACAGATCCAACTGATATTCAGGCGTATCTTTTCGACCACGCTGTTCTTCTCGTACGCGTTAAGACAGTGGCAAAGAAGGAGGAAATTAAAGTATATCGCCGCCCAATTCCTCTTGAACTGTTGACCATTCGCGAAATGGATGAGTTTATGCCTAAGCTTGGAGTCGTGAAACGTCCATCGTCAAGTTTGATTCCTAGCAAGACTCCTACTAATGACAATAGTAAGAAAGATGGGTTCCCCATCACCTTCAGGCACCTTGGTAGGGGTGGGTATGAATTGACATTGTACGCAAGCAGTGCAGGGATGAGGAACAAATGGATGGAGCATATAGGTGAACAACAAGCCATATTACGTTCACGAGGCGATTTCTACAATAAATCTATCATTTCTAGTAACTTCTTCACGACCGTGAATAGGGTCAACTGCGTGGCACCATTCGATGGTGGACGTAAACTGATATACGGTACGGACTCGGGCATCTTCGTGTCTGATCGCAGATCAAAAGATGCTGCTGCGAAGCCACTTCGAGTATTGGATGCTACCAGTGTCACACAGATTGATGTTCTTGAGGAATACAATCTATTGCTGGTTTTATCCAATAAATCTTTGCAATCTTATCCTCTATCTGCGCTGAATCCGAATGAGCCTGCACTTTCGAAACGACCCAAGAAGATACAAAGTCACTGCAACTTCTTCCGTACAGGGATATGCTTAGGCCGCCACCTTGTATGCTGTGTTAAATCATCGGCTTTGTCGACTACTATCAAAGTATTTGAGCCTAACGATGCGATGTCCAAAGGGAAGAAGCAAAAGGGGTTCAAAATGTTCAGCAATGGTCAAGACGAGTTGA is from Botrytis cinerea B05.10 chromosome 8, complete sequence and encodes:
- the Bcap10 gene encoding Bcap10; the encoded protein is MFSHITAFLALGAIAQAAPAPAPSASSSGSASHSVTAIRNPNYVRNGTASLLKAYAKYHLQPTQPMSDAFMSALQKRQDSSAPAFPVDGVEYLVPTTVGGQTLNLDLDTGSADLWVFSSLLAASSREGHDIYTSSKSSTFKDLPGYTWSIQYADGSGASGTVGTDTVKIGETTVTGQAVELANRVSSSFVSDESDGLIGMAFSKINTVQPISQSTFFDNAESSLSSPLFAAYLPLGADGAYDFGYTDSSKYSGNITYTPVDSRDGFWEFPSTSYKVGSTTHKLSGFTGIADTGTTLILMSDAVNTAYYAQVPGSMYSSSYGGYVFPCGVTLPTLSFKIGPTDYATIPGSLMNFAVATGNTCYGSLQSVGGGNQSIYGDVFFNAYYGVFDKSGPSFGFATIASA
- the Bcvma11 gene encoding Bcvma11, with translation MAESDLAPKFAPFFGMAGIAFAMTFGCIGAAYGTAKSGIGIAGVGTFRPDLIMKSLIPVVMSGIIAVYSLVIAVLIAGDMGPPPGQSYSLFNGFMHLACGLSVGLTGLAAGYAIGVVGDMGVRSYMQQSRIFVGMVLILIFGEVLGLYGLIVALILNTKSRG